Part of the Pagrus major chromosome 9, Pma_NU_1.0 genome, aattataataataataataataataataaagcagGCTGTGATCTCCTGACCTGATCACTTCTTTGCATTTAGCTCCATCGACAGATCAGATGAAAGAAACATGATgtgaagatgaataaataagagGAGTGACGGAGTTCTGCTGCTGGTGACGTGTTCAGTTGTTTCTGCTCAGATGTGACTTTAAATCATTAGATCCATTTTTCTCTCCgtcatttctttgtgtgtttgcggGACGAGTGTGTGTCCTGACCtgagcgcgcgcacacacagacacacagacacacacacacacacacacacacacacactcctgtatttctgtatttttgttctgcTGCCTGATGAAATGAGTGAACACAGAGACGAAGAGGCAATTTCATGCTCTGCAACGCTTTGAACAGCTGATAGCGGCGCGTAaattctcctccttctccaaaCACCTATGAATATGGATTCAGTTGTCCCCACTCACTTGAACCAATGAGCTGcgaccccctcctctcctctcctcacacacacacacacacacacacacacacacacacacacacacacacacacctccattTATTAATTGAATATTCGGTGTCAGCCGGCAGAACAAATGGGTCAGTGTGTTTCCTCACCAgctggttttttttctctttttccaataaaaaagtgtttatttggAAACATGGTTTAAATGTACAGAATATATACCTCCCCCCCTgcacccccacctcccccccaCACCTCCGAGCTCTTCTTCTTCCGGTGagaagctcacacacacacacacacacacacgcacacacacacgtcagatAGTCTGGTGCTGgacaaaataaaggaaacagCAGAGGACATGACGCTGTCTGGAGTCTTCacagtgaaatgtgtgtgtgtgtggatgaacagtaaaatgtgtgtgtgtgtggatgaacagtaaaatgtgtgtgtgtgtggatgaacTGTGTTAATCCTAAAGATATCATACAAACTGCACAGTAGGAGTATTAAAGAGGAACAGCACAGCGGAGACATCACAGGGAAATTATAAATAAAGAGTCAAACAGGAGATTACAGGAATATGGTCAGTCTGAttcctttgtgtgtttttcacactGTGAAGTGaattactttgtgtttttgtcgctaaaatatgaatgatgaGGCCTGTGCGCACTCAAACATcgacttttctctcttttaaatattttattatagcCTATCacttatattttgtttatggTCTCAGTTGGATTTTCAAGCCTTCTACTCATCGACAGGAGCGAGATTCTGGTGTGAACACGCAGAATCGTTTATTATTTCGTTGATTTTATGGCCAAAAATCCtcaaatttaaatattttgcaccaaaaaaatcctgaattttcATCTGTAGAAATGTAAATAGTTATTTGTTGAATATTCCTGTAATAATCCTGAGAGATCGTGTTCTCCCTCGTGTGTTTCGGGCTCAGTAAACGTGCGTAATGTTCAGTAGGATTATCACAGCTCAGCTCAGTTGgtccagaaaacaaacaggagtcTAACAGCGAGGCCGCGGGCTGTTCTCGCGGTGTTTGGGGGGTCAGAACCGGAGCTGACACACCGGccggtggaggaggaagaggaggaagaggaggaaacagcaTGGATCTGAGtgttgttctgtctgtctgtccggGTCCAGGCTCTGTTTCCGATAAAATCTTTGGTTTTGTTGCGGCGGCAGGTCAGTCAGGAGCGGCGCAGTCTGTTCTgcggtgaggaggaggaggaggagatgaagaagaggctccctcctcctcgtcatTAAATTAGATCATATCTATTTACAATGtacacggtgtgtgtgtgtgagtgcgtgcgtgtgcgtgtgtctcaGTCGCtgtcctccttgtcctcctggatggtggtggtggaatGGTTGTACAGTCCCTGCGCCATCAGCTGCAGCGCCAGCCCGTTCTTGAAGCCGCTGGCCTTTTTGATCTTGGCCCGCTTGTTCTGGAACCAGATCTTGATCTGGGACTCGTTCAGGTTGAGCTCCTGGGCCAGAGACTGGCGCCGCTGCTCCGTGATGTAGCGGTTCACCTGGAACTCCGTCTTCAGTCTCTGCAGCTGCTCGGCCGTGAAGGCCGTGCGCGGCCGCTTGTCCTCTTTGCCGCTTTTGGACTTTTTCAGTTTCCGTGTCCTTGGGCCTGCAGTAGGACGGAAGACAGAGAGCgggaaaatgaatattcagcGCGCGGGGAGCGGCGGGAAGAAATGaaaccataaacacacacacacagattttatAAAGCGCAGCGGAGCCAACAACCGGAGCACAGGTTCAGCTGCTCCTGCGCCCGCGTGCACATTCACAAACAATACTACAACAACAGCTGATGATCATCAGGAGcagctgaagacacacacacacacacacacacacacacacacacacacacacacacacacacacacacacacacacacacacttttaacaCTTAATTAAAGTTCTAGTTGTTGTTTTCCTTCAACATAAACTAAAACATCCTGCTGACAAcaacacttaataataataataataataacaaacattTAGAATAATAACttgtaaatttatagttaattaaactttagtaaTTCCATATTTCACTGCTAACAaacaatacaattatttataaACATGTATTAAGacgttatttatttaaatctgcagcagctgtttaaTAAATATTGTGCAGTTCATCgataaacattatttagatgatcagctgatgtttttaacGTCTTAATAAAAGGTTTATAtcgttaacagtgaaataactgtgaggctaaataatgtttaatgatATTTAAcgttgtaaatgttttaatgaaggTTGTTATTATAAAGTGGTACCGTAATGACCCTACAAGAACAcgtctgtgtttttaaagtcatCATCgctgtttataaaatgtttctgtgatcAGATTCTGATCAGTGACGCACGgatcaatacacacacacacacacacacacacacacacacacacacacacacacacacacacacacacacacttcatcttcatcattgtTCTGAACTCTTCCTCACACAtttgttaataaatgtaaataatccCGAAAGTAGAAAGTGAAAGTTAAAGATCCATAAATCAGCTGCGctccgctctgctctgctgtgtgcGGTTCGGTTCAGACAGACACCAGATGTTTCACTTCATGTGttggtttaaaaaataaaacgtgTTTGTTATTTAACTCTGAGGGTTGTTTAGGCTCCtgcttcacattcattcatttgcagAGCAACATTTGACTTTTTGATTCAAACTGCTGAAGAAAACGcgtcaaaataaaatgtaacatcagAATTATCAACAGTAATGAAATATAACAAGAGACGAGCAGTTCATAAAGATCCAACCAGGAgaaatcttcatgtttttatgtgttttacgCACGAAGGATGTCAGTGAAAGTGTTACAGGCGGCTAATGAATTCAAAATGTCTCCTcatggaggagcagagaggaggagaggaggagaggaggagaggagtaaACGAAAGTAGGGTTAAAGGTGAATAatgactctcctctcctctcctctcctctctcctctcctctcctctcctctcctctcctctcctctcctctcctctcctctcctctcctctcctcctctcctctcctctcctcctctcctctcctctcctctcctctctcctcctcatggAAATGTGACCACACACATTATTCTGCCTCCAAcactcatgtttgtttttttaaaatagaaattaaaatcTTCCTGCTGCTcgtgtttttctgtctgcagctcataaaacataaataatatctacaaatgtctgtttttatttctgttaaatattcattttattttgtttgtaaaaaaggttttaaagaaCAGAAAcgttcatgttgtttttattctgcacaTTTCTACAAAAACAACACGAACAGACTGTTGTtgataaagaataataataataataataaaacatttattattaatgtttgtTGAGTCCGTGTTGGTCTGGTTGaaaaattaatataaatgttaaaagaTAAAACTGAGCTTTGTTTTTAGTTTCCGTCGGTGACGGTAACGAGACAGCGTgagatatttattatttaatgattcatttaaacatttaaaattaataaatacaaaatcaaaataaagtaaaataaactgATCTGACAACTAAAAATATTTACACGTTAAAAACTAAAGCTATTAGTCgatgtgtttaaaaatatgATTGAGATGaagtttaatttttaaatcatgtttttgtgtttgtattataGTAAAATGAACAACTGgtgaaatatttaataataatatgtaaaaacatcatttctcgctttactttctttaaataaatcttAATTTGTTGAATTAAATTTgttccatgaaaaaaaaaatattctgacgttttttatttttgtttgttcagaaaaaaaaaagaattaaaataaaaagtgattttaaatgaAGTCTGTGTTGGAAACGAGCCGCGCGCTCACACCGTCGTCTTCATGAAACTTTTGCCTTACCAGATGAGGGCCTGTCCGAGTACCGGGTGCAGTACACCCAGGCCGGCCACAGCAGCGGCTGGCTCTCCGGTGTGGCCGCCCCGGAGCCGTTCAGCACCACCAGCGAGGACGAGTTGTTCTCCGCGGCCACGCCGCCTGTCCGCTCCTCGGCTTTGACGCCGCCGCCTCCGGTGGAGCCGGCGGCCGCCgcggctcctcctcctccgccgccgccgctgctctTTTTGGGACTCGCCAAAGAGGCGGAGGAGGCGGAGGACGAGGAGCTGTCGGTGCTGCAGTTGGAGTCCTGGCACGGCGTCCCGGGGAGGCTCGGCCTGCTGACCGCCGGGTGGACGCGCTCCCGGCCGGAGGTGTGCGCCCTCTCCCGCGGGCCCAGGCCGTGCTCCTTCTTACAGCCGAAGTCCGGCCGCAGGATGTTGTCGATGAAAAAGTTGGTGGTTCTGTGGGCCTGCTGGGCCACCTGCAGAGGCAGTATGGGCGGCGAGGGCAGGCTGGGGGACGGAGACACGCTCTCTCCCTCGCTGCTATCCGTGCTGTTCAGATCCCGCTGCTCCTCCATCGCTGCTGCTCTGAAGAACGAGTCTGTTCTCTCGATCCACTTCCACTCTGCGGGCCTGCGTTTGTATCCACAATATGAGCAGAGGAAGCACTAAAACATAGTTATTTTCTCTCCGGAGTGCTGCTGGACGCTGTAATTATTCGCACACTGTGGACATCCTGCCTGCGTAAAGGCGCTCCGGCGCGTCATGGTCGGTGAGTGACTCTGAGActggctgtggctgctgctctctcacacactcagagCTTTTCACCGCTGTATGACAGCCGGATCTTCACAAAGTCCTCACATCACGTTACCATGCGCGcgcgggcacacacacacacacacacacacacacacacacacacacacacacacacacacacacacacacacacacacacacacgccaaccGGAGGCGCATGAATAACATCCAAAGCGCAGCGGGCCAATCACCGGCCGGGACACTTTTGGACATGGGGTGACGATGTCCAATAATGTCGGGCGTCTCTGAGCCAAAAGGGGAGCTGTGGAGCAGCGAGCAGGCTTCACACAGAAACCAAACAAGAGATTATCACTGCTCCGAGACGGTGTATCTGTTACATCTTATACAGCTGAgagagactcacacacacacacacacacacacacacacacacacacacacacacacacacacacacacacacacacacacacacacacacagtcctctcGGCAGTTTGCTGGATGAATTCAGCGGCTCCTCTGCAGGTCGTTCACTCTGAGGTGGACCGTGTGcgtaaaacaacaacacttacGCGCAGAATTGGCCAATTTTCCATCAGCTGAACCCCAAACATCTCACACAGTTCTGCTTTTATGTGTAACTCTGTGCGTATTTGACGATGGAGACACTATTCTTACATTTTATCCAAACTAAACTCTACACCTCCTACATCACATCTTCAtgcaccccctcctcctcctcctcctcctcctcctcctctccctcctccttttgtCAGCCGGTATTCTCCTCCAGGCCGCGCGCTCTTATCTCTCGGTGAGGGAGAACACGAGGAGCTGCCGGCGGATAATTTATAGGTTTTAATTACTCCATATTCCGCCTGATCAGCCGGACGTTCATCACCTGGCTGCGGAGAGAAAAGCGGCTCAAAGCTTCTGTCAGCGTCAGCGCGCCGAACACTTCATCACGCTACGCACAGCGGAATAATAAAcgcagcagaggagacagacaggctgaggcGCGTCTTCAAGGCAGAAAAGGCTGAAATACACAGAGAGGAACAACTTAATTGCTCCGATTCTTATtaaagcttttgttttatttaatgtgagGCCTCTGACTCCAAGAACGGACAACACGTGGGGAGAAATTCAAGATCAAATCCAACAAAAATGAGCTTCAGTCTCACTGTAATATTCCTGCAaacactttaatttattttacagatgttttagcaggatttttatttgtttttgtttatttaatacgcattgttttcttcctgaagaCTCCCACAGCGGACTGCTGTATGAATCCTGCAGGGAATTATATTGTTTAGGCGTCCTGTGGCCTTTAGAAGCATCTAAATACTGCACATCTCTTGTTCTCCTTTAATAGTCCCAACAAATCCATTattgtttgtggtgtttttcttttgtgcgACCAAACAGGtgagaaatataaatataaagaattATAAAGAGGCAGAATcaaaatcagctttattggccaagttTGTGTTCACAAACAAGGAATGTGAGTCcggacacagaaacagacaaagtgaggaagaaagacaacaagacctgtgaagtgaaatgtgaaatgtgaagaATACAGAAAGGTAAATGGTGCAGGACAGTACTGCAGAGTATACGCAGGATATTAAAACACCAATAAAAAGgcataaacaaaacaggaaagaagaaagaactGCTGGATAAATGTGCGTAAATGTGTTTTGGATGATTTACGCGCATTTTACGCACGTACACGTGTCCGTCTACAGAGAGCAGGATTCAATAATTATTATATTCCACAATTAATTTGTCGTAAATCGCTCTGCTGTTTGTCAACATACAGTAATAACAACAATCAGACAGATAATATGAAGTATAAGATCCAGATATCAGCAGAGTGTCAGACGGTCAGCAGGAAACCTCCCGCTGGTTTCATCTCTAATAACGTTTTCCTACgtagagtcacacacacacacacacacacacacacacacacacacacacacacacacacacacacacacacacacacacacacacacacacacacacacactgataagaGGCTGTTTCTGGATGAACATTCGTTCATCTCAGCTCCTCTCATGAAGGACTCACAGCCCCGCTCCTGATTCTGATCTTCAGTCTCTCGTTCACACTGAGGAGACAAATACATGTGAGActgcaggaagagaagaagaagctgcacaacacaacaatacatttaaacatcatatcaataaaaatatcaataatcaCATGAAGACGAGCCTGTTCAGGTTTTTTTCGTTCTTGTTTGGTTTCATCTCAAACCTAGTAGATATTTATTTGTGAGGACAGATGCATTATGGGATTTGATTTTAAGcgagaaaaaaatcaaagagaaattcagattttacacgttttaaatccacatttttaaaacaatcatttcattattttaaaaactgtaaatgttTCAGCTGCGACTGAAAGAAACGAATTAAACGAGCTCTGGATAAATCAAGACGAATCTTTATATGATCAATGatgatgacaataataataataataataataataataataataataataataataataataataataatagtaacacTCAGTTGGTCGCAGCTTTTCCATCACAAGGAGAATTTTTAGATTTTTCAAAATGCCAAATTATCAAAGGCATCTAAAAACGAGCCGTTGTGTCCTGATGAGtgtgaaatgtaaaagttgAGCCTGTGCAGCTTCCTGCTGTTTGCACCACAGTGACTCAGTGAAACAGGCTGGAGAGTCTGAAGCCTCTGTGAGCAAACAGGAGAGAGACGCGCTGATAAAATGAGCAGACAACTTTATAAAGTCTGAAGATgaacaaacatcagctgtgaaCTGTGGATCTAAAACTGACCTCTGATCAGTGTCTGTGGTGTAAACTGACAGTAGAAGCAGAGACAAACTGTCAAACAGCTGGTGAGATCTGCTCTTTCTGCTTCAGTCTGCTGCAGCATTAATGCAAAAACCACTGacaagaaatgaaaatgtgagcagaaaagtaaaaactgaTAAAAGCTGAATGTTTCAGGAATATTTCACAACGTTGATTCAGAAAGATAAAATTAGAAAagtagaaagaagaagaagaaagaacgAGTTTAATTGTGTCTGCAGGAGGaagtgtgacagagagaaacCCTCTGTACatttaaatcacttttattatcagtgtttcctctctctctctctctctgtgtgtgtgtgtgtccaatgCTGCAGAGACAAACTGATACCGGAGCGACACCTAGTGGTCAAAGAGAGAAACACCTGTACTACTGCAGCAGAGTCAGTTTAAACATGTTGTGATGAGGCTGATGACAGAGCAGCAtcacacaaactgttttatCATCAGTACAGTGACTTTTATTTCACAGCTGGTGTCATTTATCAGCTTTCAATGagacagtatgtacagtatcactttataataaccgtcatcattaataaacatttagttgattaaactttaattaagtTATTAAGTTATAAAGTTTTTAATTAAGTTATTAAGTTATAAAGTCTTTATGAGGTTACTGTAAAGGTTTACAAGGACTCTAAACtactgataaaaataaatgtaaaaataaataaatcaacttCATTATGGTTTGGAGCACAGATGAAGAACATGGCTGCAGgaggtctccagctgcactttgaggaataagaaactacaccggacttctcatcagcatgagggtgagtccataatgactgaattttgttttagagtgaactattcctttaagggaAGAAATACAATTAAGTTTTGTTATTGAGGAGGCAATTGTAAGATTTGTGATCGCCAGTAAATATTATtgttttctattgtgatgtggTTGTGAACTGGTTCTCCAGTGTAGTAATACCAGTACTGTGCCATATTTAATTCATTCACAATTCATTCAGCCGGTTAATAGGGGCATCCAACCATCATCCTGCCTAAAATCACCCACTGTGTATGTGACTGAGAGGTCATAACTGTCATGatcctgttttttgttgttctcttatttcctgttttattgtgaaattgtgccctcatgtgttgcttttcagttcttccctccttcagtgtttttccgttcctttccctcacctgtcctctcccTGCCTCGCCTCACCTGgacctcatcccctcattagtgTGTGTTGTTCCTGCTTTATTCCTCTGGTTTTTCCTGAGTTGTAGTTTGCTCCTCTCGGTTGATACTTTGTTTCAGCGTTTGTGCTGCTACTTtgtgttttgagtgttttctcTTCTTAGTTTTTGGGATtatatgatttttctttttttggattTCAGCGAGCCATCGTtaaataaagcttgctttttgttcccAATCCTGAATGCCTCACCTTTTTGCCAAACTGTAACAATCACTTTGGAAAGGGGGGATGCATGTTGCTATCAAGACAGACTGCATCCCCCATCATCCTGCCTCAAATCACCTCCTGTGTATGTTTGCCACTTTTCACTCTCTCTGCTACCAGGAGATATAGAAGAGGGATGGCAGGTTGTtcagagatgagagagatgcATTTAGCTCAGAAGGGGAACTGCTTCCCCTCCTTATCTTGCTTTAAATAACCCACAGTGTTTGTGACCGACACAACCTCACCCACTTCTCTCTTACTGTACACTGTAAAGTACCTCAGCACAAGTTGATCTGGTGGACTTGATGATGaagcaacaacataaaatactgacataataatttcattcattcaacttGATATTTTACATGACAGCACTCAACTTGTAAATGTACGTTATGCAAGGCCTCCCTGAATCTGCGGTCAGAGCTCTGACTTCCTCATTGTTCTAACGGGCTGCTCTGTGCGGGCATGTTGCGGCTGGCAACAACAACCTCATCTGATCAAACCAGTGGTTGTTccttctgctgcttcagtgCGTACCGTGAGAATATCGTGACGCAATCTGAGTGAATCATGTTTTCCCAGCATCCTGCTCTGTGTGGTATAAGAGGTCCTGCAGCAGGGAGCGGAGGTGACTCTGGACTGGATGGAGACATCAGCGGACAATCAACAAGCCTCCCAAAGCAACATGTCGTCCGGCAGGAGTGATCTCAACATCTTCCAGACTGGCGGTGAGTATCACAAGCTGCTTCTCTTTGGGACGGGTAGCAAGAACGATGCTGGTGATTATAAGAGTAATATTTCCACTACTGCTGCAACTAGTGTTGATTCTACTGTACAACTGATGAACTAATACAAACATCTGCACCTCATCACTGACCACTTCAATCCTCAGCTCATCTTCCTCTCACCCTGCTGCCTCTCATCCACCTCTGAACCCTTCAGAGAGGACAGTAGTTCACCTCTCAGTCACAGCCAGTTTGCTCTGGTGTCACTTTCTTGACTTTTCTGCCAACAAAAAGAAACCCATCTCCATTTCCTCCCAGCTACTCTCAtcatgactgacagctgacattTTCGCTCGCAGCTTTGTAAATGTATAAAAGCGTTTGTATCAGCTGCAGGAACCGGTCTCCTGAAATGACTTTTCCTCAGGAGAGTGTGCTGCAGAAGACTGATCACATTCTGCTGCTTTAACTGTTTCAGATCTGAAGCCGGAGAAGCCCAGAAGACCGTGGTGTTGTTATGTTCTGGTTGCCTACCTCGTCCTGCTCACCATCCTCATTATAATTCTCATCTCTAAAggtaaacatatttattttactgaagaGAATCCAGATTATTTCTCACCATGTATTCTGTTGGAAGTGAGTTAAacactttttctgtctgtcccAGTCGTCACGTTGGAGTCGCAGACGCTGACATGTGATGACGTTTGTCTGGGTGGAGGACGGGAGGCTGATGAAGTCCTCCAAACTCTCCACAACAACAGTCAAACAACCAAGACCCTGGCGAACCACCTGTGGGTGCTGCAGAACCAGGTCCTCCTGATGTTTGTACTTAAGATTTTACTGAACATCTGTATGTTTTCATTCAACGGGACATTTTAAAGTTGACAGTTCGTTGAGAAACAAAACCAGAG contains:
- the LOC141002824 gene encoding homeobox protein engrailed-1a-like, whose product is MEEQRDLNSTDSSEGESVSPSPSLPSPPILPLQVAQQAHRTTNFFIDNILRPDFGCKKEHGLGPRERAHTSGRERVHPAVSRPSLPGTPCQDSNCSTDSSSSSASSASLASPKKSSGGGGGGGAAAAAGSTGGGGVKAEERTGGVAAENNSSSLVVLNGSGAATPESQPLLWPAWVYCTRYSDRPSSGPRTRKLKKSKSGKEDKRPRTAFTAEQLQRLKTEFQVNRYITEQRRQSLAQELNLNESQIKIWFQNKRAKIKKASGFKNGLALQLMAQGLYNHSTTTIQEDKEDSD